One Micromonas commoda chromosome 7, complete sequence genomic window carries:
- a CDS encoding predicted protein, which translates to MMNSATGGANGLPALPPRNGVRGGPSSRSAKNESSNGRAINNEPASTTADVESGEKEAKEINLEEMHDKARTYFSLMADDVNGPIYNGGAMHGHGHGAPGANKGPTIPDVVTRFQAVTQRFPALRKLIAKSTALQELLATPGALRKFLLAATNGGRGVDAMILAGGQRGGEDWRDIVERAGTNSWEELQAMVEARDEMEMFAKGPTWTPGSAPLPPEPDEFESQQYLAEAAGESKMERSVMTTYFSAYGQNSDVLAPFIIFGVGAFMAMYAPVYLWLPAWFAVIGLALQAARASAQLPGSRQGPKNLFGAAMVHALIVYCGLQFALVYVPAQWSTHAGWCVVGLVSFITTPALLIRTYYLGPGFVPLATDGRDQWVGNMRRVSRAAVAEKALKREREASSAAGVAASEADTRKYEHDFAVTFPQEVVDDLVNSGKFCNTCHSARPLRSKHCPVCNRCVHRMDHHCPIAGTCIGVRNQRHFLGGLWDMFVGQCVFVWFSYLHLAATYEAGGVAMRDTTLEGDSVSTVSTGGPVTKTFHVLRHAPWAVILYVIQCFCAIYCLVLAGRMTLAVIANLTVNEMENSHRYEHFHSEDGTKFFNRFDRGWHNNCIEFWRGHQERIDWDAMKIAVDRGDAAPPPRGSYSWFQNSRAPRWLKRACQIAKPPGIGSKATRGGGGGHGHSHGGVPCEHGHGAPGPDTSSPAIFAAGNLTKGLPAAAAAAAAAAAAADHAHHGHGHSHGGVSCDGDHGGGDPLPVSGAATAVAAAAAAAAAGPAAAVGTVVAAAAAASNASDAHRGHSHAHGEGAGHSHGGSAEVSGGIQKSPEDGSGLPESAPPASLEELQAEAKAAMAAAMAKQAEHHGCTVEELERRGEEQKKRMFEMQAQSRGMTVEEFQKMAEDQMAQRMKQMADANGITVEEVKARQELQQAAMMQQQLRLAEMRKQHFQNGAGEGDGEGGEEAREEERDPLKDLTDDEVKAKAEAALDEVMAAQGKMMGKTMEEMKKQNDFMKEQQKAQMAKMNGLSVEQMEEMQDKQLAQMAKQNGMSVDRMKHVMMLQQAQQAQMRIAMMARMNQEGGQPGHGPGHGHSH; encoded by the coding sequence aTGATGAACTCGGCGAcaggcggcgcgaacggcctGCCCGCGCTTCCTCCGCGGAACGGCGTCAGGGGcgggccgtcgtcgcgatcggcCAAGAATGAATCGTCGAACGGCAGGGCAATCAACAACGAACCCGCTTCAACGACTGCGGACGTGGAGAgcggcgagaaggaggcgaaggagatcAACCTGGAGGAGATGCACGACAAGGCGAGGACGTACTTCTCCCTCATGGCTGACGACGTGAACGGGCCGATCTacaacggcggcgccatgCACGGGCACGGAcacggcgcgcccggcgccaaCAAAGGCCCGACCAtccccgacgtcgtcacGCGCTTCCAGGCGGTCACGCAAAGGTTCCCCGCCCTCCGCAAGCTCATCGCCAAATCCACCGCGTTacaggagctcctcgccacCCCGGGTGCGCTGCGAAagttcctcctcgcggcgacgaacgggggcaggggcgtcgacgccatgatcctcgccggcggccaGCGGGGAGGAGAGGATTGGCGCGACATCGTCGAGCGAGCGGGAACCAACTCGTGGGAGGAGCTCCAAGCGATGGTGGAGGCTCGCGATGAGATGGAGATGTTCGCGAAGGGGCCCACGTGGACGCCGGGCAGCGCCCCGCTCCCGCCGGAGCCCGACGAGTTTGAATCGCAACAATacctcgcggaggctgccggcGAGAGCAAGATGGAGCGATCGGTGATGACCACCTACTTCAGCGCGTACGGCCAGAACTCCGATGTCTTGGCCCCGTTCATCATattcggcgtcggggcgttCATGGCGATGTACGCCCCGGTGTATCTCTGGCTGCCCGCGTGGTTCGCGGTCATCGGTCTCGCGTtgcaggcggcgagggccagCGCTCAACTGCCGGGATCTCGGCAGGGACCGAAGAAcctcttcggcgccgcgatggtccACGCGCTGATCGTGTACTGCGGCCTTCAGTTCGCGCTCGTGTACGTGCCGGCGCAGTggtcgacgcacgcgggtTGGTGCGTCGTCGGCCTGGTCTCGTTCAtcaccacccccgcgctTCTCATCCGCACGTATTACCTGGGACCCGGGTTCGTGCCCCTCGCCACCGACGGGCGGGATCAGTGGGTCGGGAACATGCgacgcgtctcccgcgcggcggtggcggagaaggcgttgaagagggagagggaggcgtcgtccgccgcgggcgtcgccgcgtcggaggcggacACGCGCAAGTACGAACACGACTTTGCGGTGACGTTTCCGCAGGAGGTtgtcgacgacctcgtcaaCTCTGGCAAGTTTTGTAACACGTGCCACAGCGCTCGGCCGCTGCGTTCGAAGCACTGTCCCGTGTGCAACAGGTGCGTGCATCGCATGGATCATCACTGCCCGATCGCGGGCACGTGCATCGGCGTGAGGAACCAGAGGCACTTTCTCGGCGGCTTGTGGGACATGTTCGTCGGGCAGTGCGTCTTTGTGTGGTTTTCGTACCTGCACCTCGCGGCTACGTACGAAGCGGGCGGAGTCGCCATGAGGGACACCACGCTCGAGGGTGACTCGGTATCCACGGTGTCCACGGGCGGTCCGGTGACGAAAACCTTCCACGTCCTGAGGCACGCGCCGTGGGCGGTCATACTGTACGTCATCCAGTGCTTCTGCGCGATTTACTGCCTGGTGCTCGCGGGCCGGATGACGCTGGCGGTGATTGCCAACCTCACCGTCAACGAGATGGAAAACTCCCACCGGTACGAGCACTTCCACTCGGAGGACGGCACCAAATTCTTCAACAGGTTCGACCGAGGGTGGCACAACAACTGCATCGAGTTTTGGCGCGGGCACCAGGAGCGGATAGACTGGGACGCCATGAAGATCGCCGTCGACAGGGGAGACGCcgctccaccgccgaggGGTTCGTACTCTTGGTTCCAaaactcgcgcgcgccgcgctggctgAAGCGCGCGTGTCAGATCGCCAAGCCGCCGGGTATCGGGTCCAAGGCCAcccggggaggaggaggaggccacgGGCACTCCCACGGGGGCGTAccgtgcgagcacggccaCGGCGCCCCCGGACCCGACACATCTTCGCCAgccatcttcgccgccggcaaCCTCACCAAGGGCctacccgccgccgccgccgccgccgccgccgccgccgccgccgccgatcacGCGCACCACGGCCACGGTCACTCGCACGGGGGCGTCTCCTGCGACGGCGAccacggcggaggcgacccGCTTCCAGtttcgggcgcggcgacggcggttgccgcggcggcggcggcggcggcggcggggcccgcggcggctgtcggaaccgtcgtcgccgccgccgccgccgcgtcgaacgcctccgacgcccaccgcggccACTCTCACGCCCatggcgagggcgcggggcaTTCGCACGGCGGATCTGCGGAGGTATCTGGAGGTATCCAGAAGTCTCCGGAGGATGGGTCCGGACTACCcgagagcgcgccgcccgcgtctctCGAGGAGCTTCaggcggaggccaaggcggcgatggccgccgcgatggccaagCAGGCTGAGCACCACGGATGCAccgtggaggagctcgagcgccgcggtgaggagCAGAAGAAGCGCATGTTCGAGATGCAGGCCCAGTCGCGGGGTATGACGGTTGAGGAGTTTCAGAAGATGGCCGAGGACCAGATGGCGCAGAGGATGAAGCAGATGGCGGACGCCAACGGGATCACGGTCGAGGAGGTGAAGGCGCGCCAGGAGCTGCAGCAGGCTGCGATgatgcagcagcagctcAGGCTCGCGGAGATGCGCAAGCAGCACTTTCAGAACGGTGCGGGGGAaggagacggcgaggggggcgaggaggcgcgggaggaggagcgggatCCGCTGAAAGATTtgacggacgacgaggtcaaggccaaggctgaggctgcgCTGGACGAGGTCATGGCCGCGCAGGGTAAGATGATGGGCAAGACGATGGAGGAGATGAAGAAGCAGAACGACTTCATGAAGGAGCAGCAGAAGGCTCAGATGGCCAAGATGAACGGGCTGTCCGTCGAGCAGATGGAGGAGATGCAGGATAAGCAACTCGCTCAGATGGCGAAGCAGAACGGGATGAGCGTGGACCGGATGAAGCACGTGATGATGCTGCAACAGGCGCAGCAGGCGCAGATGAGGATCGCGATGATGGCGAGGATGAACCAGGAGGGGGGGCAGCCCGGACACGGGCCAGGCCACGGACACTCGCACTAG
- a CDS encoding predicted protein, which produces MRTRSAPLLIALLLGCLLGARAQATVSFSPISAFPNRYARNVCSLIASQAESDGACQLDSYYGTTRGRVSMAFGETDCVVTLTGCVPGVCYSFRDATSTIERDDVPRPGTAGAPAASLFKDVSAVEGASSSSFTNDGFSFKASSSTVKIAYSVHSCADYYSYRGSVGVQECRGSFAAITEVGAGMPNSLSC; this is translated from the exons ATGCGGACCCGAAGCGCCCCGCTGCTCAtcgcgctgctcctcgggtgcctcctcggcgcccgcgcgcaggcgACGGTGTCGTTCAGCCCAATCTCCGCGTTCCCCAacag GTACGCGAGGAACGTGTGCTCGCTGATCGCGTCCCAGGCGGAGTCCGACGGCGCGTGCCAGCTGGACTCGTACTACGGCacgacgcgcggccgcgtcTCGATGGCGTTCGGCGAGACCGACTGCGTGGTGACGCTGACCGGCTGCGTCCCCGGAGTGTGCTACTCGTTcagggacgcgacgtcgacgatcgaGCGGGACGACGTGCCGAGGCCCGGGACGGCGggtgcgccggcggcgagcttgttCAAGGACGtgagcgcggtggagggtgccagctcgagctcgttcaCCAACGACGGGTTCAGCTTCAAggcgtcgtcttcgacgGTGAAGATCGCCTACAGCGTGCACTCGTGCGCGGACTATTACTCGTACAGGGGGAGCGTCGGGGTGCAGGAGTGCAGGGGGAGCTTCGCGGCGATCACGGAGGTTGGGGCGGGGATGCCGAACTCGCTGTCGTGTTAG
- a CDS encoding predicted protein — translation MIEVVLNDRLGKKIRVKCNEDDTIGDLKKLVAAQTGTRPEKIRIQKWYNVYKDHITLEDYEIHDGMGLEMYYN, via the exons ATGATCGAGGTGGTGCTCAACGACCGCCTGGGGAAGAAGATCCGCGTCAAGTGCAA CGAGGACGACACCATCGGCGACCTCAAGAaactcgtcgcggcgcagacCGGCACCAGGCCCGAGAAGATCAGGATCCAGAAGTGGTACAACGTCTACAAGGACCACATCACCTTGGAGGATTACGAGATTCACGACGGCATGGGTTTGGAGATGTACTACAACTAG
- a CDS encoding mitochondrial protein translocase family (outer membrane translocase (import) Tom40), with amino-acid sequence MKAVGAKYAAESSFASNGSSTSAIEFDVSDAVSGRWESAEKVGAARKWKFDLDYEGSDSEAHLKLGDGRFGGVKYLRGVTKALSLGVDAFWLAEQSSVGFAARYTDKRSVATAQLASVGLLCLTYTKVDMKVKINEQLKQVMLASDFMWNWHTRKAHMSVGYDLIDGKNRWRGRINSAGTASSFYERHVSATCSIWTSNDINLPNRNWKFGVGITAQAM; translated from the coding sequence ATGAAGGCCGTGGGCGCGAAGTATGCGGCGGAAAGCAGTTTCGCCTCGAATGGAAGCTCGACTTCCGCGATAGAGTTTGACGTGTCAGACGCCGTCTCGGGCAGATGGGAGTCTGCCGAGAAAGTTGGCGCTGCTCGTAAATGGAAGTTCGATCTGGACTACGAGGGTTCAGACAGTGAGGCTCACCTaaagctcggcgacggacggtTTGGGGGTGTCAAGTACCTTCGAGGTGTGACGAAAGCCCtctccctcggcgtcgacgcatTCTGGCTGGCTGAACAGAGCAGCGTGGGCTTTGCGGCGCGATACACGGATAAGAGATCAGTTGCGACGGCGCAGTTGGCCTCCGTTGGCCTTCTTTGTCTGACATACACTAAGGTCGATATGAAGGTGAAAATCAACGAGCAACTCAAGCAAGTCATGCTGGCGAGTGATTTCATGTGGAATTGGCACACTCGAAAGGCGCATATGAGCGTCGGCTATGACTTGATCGACGGCAAGAATcgctggcgagggcgaaTCAACAGCGCAGGTACGGCCTCTTCGTTTTACGAGAGACACGTAAGCGCCACCTGCTCGATTTGGACATCCAATGACATTAACCTCCCAAACCGAAATTGGAAGTTCGGCGTCGGGATCACGGCACAGGCGATGTAA
- a CDS encoding predicted protein has product MFRAPEPSRQTGASAAKGGRRLSGRPCWNFAKGQCAFGDACAYLHDDVASDSRGPARCRSDETTSTSDRDGAVDEPRVPLRYFTHKSRAQLGADPGRSLLARVLERDGVFEPTRDVSSCALFWGCASPTGPLLANLPPDAFVNHFPGTTAITHKHTLAMMLRRHPEGDAVAPRTFVLPAEANEFAAFDDADDCEKGGAGWIVKRAVGGEGRGTIVARTAREALERTRGADRGYRACSRHAETWVAQRYVRDPLTLAPRSGSDRRKVDLRAYALLTRWDPNDGTTRAYVHRDGLVRFAAAPWDPSDSSSLAVHLTNNAAATARTHEGGAEGGAEGGADDRVTWDPDAHFKRNWSFETLASELDAELGVGSYERLWEGVRRCARAALASLPRRGDWGDLGGNESLSVGDDGRNLRRFELLGLDLLVDERLRVWLLEVNSAPTLAAGTKLGGRVSGTHHRVKAGLLADAMNLLGVGLEDAGGAEEEVERAALGGFQLL; this is encoded by the coding sequence atgttccgcgcgcccgagccctCGCGGCagacgggcgcgtccgccgcgaagggcgggcgacgcctgTCCGGCAGGCCGTGCTGGAACTTCGCCAAGGGCCAGtgcgcgttcggcgacgcTTGCGCGTACCtgcacgacgacgtcgcatCAGATTCCCGGGGCCCCGCTCGATGTCGCTCGGAcgagacgacgtcgacgtccgaccgcgacggcgccgtggacgaaCCCCGGGTTCCGCTGAGGTACTTCACGCACAAGTCGCGGGCGCAActcggcgcggaccccgGCCGCtcgctgctcgcgcgcgtgctggagcgcgatggcgtgTTCGAGCCGACGCGCGACGTATCGAGCTGCGCACTCTTCTGGGGATGCGCATCCCCGACGGGGCCGCTCCTCGCGAACTTACCtcccgacgcgttcgtcaaCCACTTCCCGGGGACCACCGCGATCACGCACAAGCATACGCTCGCGATGATGCTGCGGCGACaccccgagggcgacgccgtcgcgccgagaaCCTTCGTGCtgcccgcggaggcgaacgaGTTTgccgccttcgacgacgccgacgactgcgaaaagggcggcgccggttgGATCGTCAAGcgagccgtcggcggcgagggacgcggcaCGATCGTCGCACGCaccgcccgcgaggcgctggagcggacgcgaggcgccgACCGGGGGTATCGCGCATGTTCTCGACACGCCGAGACGTGGGTCGCGCAGCGCTACGTTCGAGATCCGctgacgctcgcgccccgctcgggctcggacCGCCGCAAGGTTGACCTGCGCGCGTACGCGCTGCTGACGCGTTGGGACCCAAACGACGGCACCACGCGAGCGTACGTGCACCGCGACGGCTTGGTccggttcgcggcggcgccgtgggacCCGAGCgattcgtcgtcgctcgccgtgCACCTCACCaacaacgcggcggcgacggcgcggacacacgaagggggtgccgaagggggtgccgaagggggtgccgacgaccGCGTGACATGGGACCCCGACGCACACTTCAAGCGCAACTGGTCGTTCGAGACGTTGGcgtccgagctcgacgccgagctcggagTCGGGAGCTACGAGCGCTTGTGGGAAGGGGtgcggcggtgcgcgagaGCGGCGCTGGCTTCGCtgccgcgacggggcgatTGGGGCGATTTGGGCGGGAACGAGTCGCTGTCGGTGGGGGACGACGGGAGGAATCTTCGACGCTTCGAGCTCCTGGGCCTGGACCTGCTCGTGGACGAACGCCTGCGCGTGTGGCTGTTGGAGGTGaacagcgcgccgacgctcgcggcggggaccaAGCTCGGGGGCCGGGTGTCGGGGACGCACCATCGCGTAAAGGCGGGGCTCttggcggacgcgatgaaCCTGTTGGGGGTGGGGCTGGaagacgccggcggcgccgaggaggaggtcgagcgcgcggctcTGGGTGGGTTTCAGCTCCTGTGA
- a CDS encoding predicted protein, producing MRAHARTVVARLVGGAQEYARRSIAFDVSGARVSPEAVAGAVAELRERGVEVVDSVDSEDAARRVALASRDFYWYSPKLKRELRGMKGDALVVARSEEDVVNAAGVAARRGVPLTPRGAGTGNYGQAVPMRGGLVLDLSPMDQIVSFDARDGIVRAHAGINLATLEETTRAEGWELRQHPSTRRTATLGGFVAGGSTGVGAVTHGGLAEDGAVLGLRVVTAEPSPRILELRGRDVFPVVHAYGTNGVVTEVEVPLARAQPWWDGVYRFPTLRHAAKFALELGEAPAIVAREVSVHQSPTFARELAHTALGGMLRDAGAGDAHVVLAQMAKPSLGPALRLARDNDGDACFEPSRSEDLALGIPLYEYAWNHTTLHALKRDKSVTYLQAAMMPGEALDLVTAVEQRYGADELVQHLEVVRFGGRIGFASLALLRPGTDAAVAVDKVEEVMRWHEANGVPVFNPHTHVLEDGGMKQTDWAQLGFKSGADPNGVLNPGKMRAWEEGKATTEASDPRGSFSAAYRLAQSDGASVANKDPNKKPNPNSKEDIMANRANRANEESNAPPPTTTRERKMSRLWSEWTTEDFATADLSDAVAVLPLGATEAHGPHLPLGVDSMHNAALLARALELVRHDVRVLALPPLDIGVSCEHGGFAGTVGIAPETAAKQWEEIGACVARAGIRKLILYNSHGGNHALAEVVARRLRLRHRMIAALALNLAMDDDGCAGALFPTDELRFGIHGGSLETSVMMHLRPELVDASKAAHFASSAAQMGGKTLQRHALGFGVKTGWASQDLNPHGVVGDASDATDSKGAKLVESSARGLARLIEEMHATCADEWTGTAPLYPPQGTDEEI from the coding sequence ATGCGCGCGCACGCTCGgaccgtcgtcgctcgcctcgTAGGGGGCGCGCAAGAGTATGCGCGCCGATCCATTGCCTTCGATgtgagcggcgcgcgcgtgtctcccgaggcggtcgccggcgcggtcgcggagctgagggagcgcggcgtggaggtTGTCGACTCGGTGGATTCCGAagacgccgcgcggagggtcgcgctcgcgtccaggGACTTCTACTGGTACTCCCCCAAGCTCAAGAGGGAGCTGCGCGGGATGAAGGGCGACGCCCTGGTCGTGGCGAggtccgaggaggacgtcgtgaacgccgccggcgtcgccgcgcgccggggggtTCCGCTCACGCCTCGAGGCGCGGGCACCGGCAACTACGGCCAGGCGGTCCCGATGCGAGGCGGCCTCGTGTTGGACCTCTCGCCGATGGACCAGATCGTcagcttcgacgcgcgcgacggcatcgtccgcgcgcacgccggcATCAACCTCGCCACGCTCGaggagacgacgcgagcggaggGGTGGGAGCTCCGGCAGCATCCCAGCACCaggcgaacggcgacgcTGGGCGGCTTTGTCGCCGGAGGATccaccggcgtcggcgcggtgacgcacggcggactcgccgaggacggcgccgtgctgggcctccgcgtcgtcaccgcggaaCCGTCCCCGCGCATACTGgagctccgcggccgcgacgtcttCCCCGTGGTGCACGCCTACGGGACCAACGGGGTGGTGACCGAGGTGGAGGtgccgctcgctcgcgcgcagcCGTGGTGGGACGGAGTGTACCGTTTTCCGACACTGCGTCACGCGGCCAAGTTTGCGCTGGAGCTcggggaggcgccggcgatcgtcgcgagggaggtgaGCGTCCACCAGTcgccgacgttcgcgagggagctggcgcacacggcgctcggcgggatgcttcgcgacgcgggcgccggcgacgctcACGTCGTGCTCGCGCAGATGGCGAAGCCGTCGTTGGGCCCCGCTCTGCGGCTGGCGCGAGacaacgacggcgacgcgtgcttCGAACCCTCGCGGTCCGAGGACTTGGCGCTGGGCATCCCGCTGTACGAGTACGCGTGGAACCACACCACCCTGCACGCGCTGAAGAGGGACAAGTCCGTGACGTACCTgcaggcggcgatgatgccCGGCGAGGCTCTCGACCTCGTGACCGCCGTGGAGCAAAGgtacggcgccgacgagctcgtgcagCACTTGGAGGTGGTCAGGTTCGGGGGTAGGATCGGgttcgcgtcgctggcgctGCTCAGGcccggcaccgacgccgcggtcgcggtggataaggtggaggaggtgatGCGATGGCACGAGGCGAACGGCGTTCCGGTGTTCAACCCGCACACGCACGTGCTGGAGGACGGCGGGATGAAGCAGACGGACTGGGCGCAGCTCGGGTTCAAGTCTGGCGCGGACCCGAACGGGGTGCTGAACCCGGGGAAGATGCGAGCGTGGGAGGAGGGcaaggcgacgacggaggcgtccgacccgcgcgggtcattctccgcggcgtacaGACTCGCGCAGAGCGACGGCGCATCTGTGGCGAACAAAGACCCAAACAAAAAACCAAACCCAAACTCGAAAGAGGATATTATGGCGAACCGGGCGAACCGGGCGAACGAAgagtcgaacgcgccgccgccgacgacgacgcgggaaaGGAAGATGAGCAGGCTGTGGTCGGAGTGGACCACGGAGGacttcgccaccgcggacctCAGCGACGCCGTGGCCGTGTTGCCCCTGGGCGCCACGGAGGCGCACGGCCCGCACCTTCCCCTGGGCGTCGACTCCATGCacaacgccgcgctgctcgcccgcgcgctggagctcgtccgccacgacgtccgcgtcctcgcgctaCCCCCGCTGGACATCGGCGTGAgctgcgagcacggcgggttcgcgggAACCGTGGGCAtcgcgccggagacggcggccaAACAGTGGGAAGAAATTGgagcgtgcgtcgcgcgagcgggtATCCGGAAGCTGATTTTGTACAACTCGCACGGGGGAAACCACGCGTTGGCGGAGGTTGTGGCGCGCAGGTTGAGGCTCAGGCATCGCAtgatcgcggcgctcgcgctgaacctcgcgatggacgacgacgggtgcgcgggggcgctgtTCCCTACCGATGAGCTCCGGTTCGGCATCCACGGCGGATCGTTGGAGACGAGCGTGATGATGCACCTGCGGCccgagctcgtggacgcgtccaaggcggcgcacttcgcctcgtccgcggcgcaaATGGGTGGTAAGACGCTGCAGAGGCACGCGTTGGGGTTCGGGGTGAAGACCGGTTGGGCGAGTCAGGATTTGAACCCGCACGGAGTCGTCGGagacgcgtcggacgcgaccgACTCGAAAGGGGCGAAGCTGGTGGAatcgtcggcgcgtgggTTGGCGCGGCTCATCGAGGAGATgcacgcgacgtgcgcggacgagtggacggggacggcgccgctgtACCCTCCGCAGGGAACCGACGAGGAGATTTGA
- a CDS encoding predicted protein yields MRPPRALVGASFAAFSRVSRPGYCARALGLAPWPVVDALRLDPLLGARRHSTTDSSSGPFAAGRGIHATSASMSAPVTRAVAVDPDVLAPPFARYSHGCEVSFPPERKTRMVFVSGQLGVRPDGKCATDAYAQAVQCLKNVKAVLHASGMGVENIVRLNAYVKHDSHLKDYMRARDEWLEGADTQWPDGPPASTLMIVSGFARPEFKVEVEATAAK; encoded by the coding sequence ATgcgaccgcctcgagcgctcgtcggggcatcgttcgcggcgttctcgcgggtctcgcgcccgggatattgcgctcgcgcgctcggactCGCGCCCtggcccgtcgtcgacgcgcttcgACTCGACCCTCTTctcggcgctcgtcgtcatTCAACAACGGATTCGAGTTCGGGACCCTTCGCTGCGGGGCGCGGGATCCACGCGACGTCCGCTTCGATGTCCGCCCcggtcacgcgcgcggtcgcggtcgatccggacgtcctcgccccgccgttcgcgcgatACAGTCACGGCTGCGAGGTCTCCTTCCCGCCCGAGCGGAAGACGCGCATGGTCTTCGTCTCCGGGCAGCTCGGGGTGAGACCGGACGGCAAGtgcgccaccgacgcgtacGCGCAGGCGGTGCAGTGCCTTAAGAATGTCAAGGCGGTCCTGCACGCGAGCGGCATGGGCGTGGAGAACATCGTGCGCCTCAACGCCTACGTCAAGCACGACAGCCACCTGAAGGACTACATGCGAGCCAGAGACGAGTGgctggagggcgcggacacTCAGTGGCCCGACGGACCCCCAGCTTCGACGCTGATGATCGTCagcgggttcgcgcggccGGAGTTCaaggtggaggtggaggccaCCGCGGCAAAGTGA
- a CDS encoding predicted protein, translated as MGERKVLNKYIPPDFDPSKIPRGTRKGGKRNEMKVRMMLPMSICCNTCGNYISKGTKFNSRKEDALGEDYLGIQIFRFFFRCNRCSAEITMKTDPKNSDYTVESGASRNYEPWRDKATQEEEAEREREEEEEGDAMKALENRTKESKREMDIMAALDEMRSLNARNAKVSLNDALGAIHGKIDAERRRAEEAEEAQAKAVFAEAQKAAAGFVRRLESDSDSDGAGAKRPRLGEGDVLGGGSNLPKVAKPAFLAAAPKPKPKPKLVVRPKAVPKPAEKTKPAESEDGEDSGGGGLGLLGDYGSSGDDSR; from the coding sequence ATGGGCGAGCGTAAGGTTCTGAACAAGTACATCCCGCCGGACTTCGACCCGTCGAAGAtcccgcgcgggacgcgcaaGGGTGGTAAGCGCAACGAGATGAAGGTGCGCATGATGTTGCCCATGAGCATCTGCTGCAACACGTGCGGCAACTACATCTCGAAGGGGACCAAGTTCAACTCCCgcaaggaggacgcgctcggggagGACTACCTCGGCATCCAGATCTTCAGGTTCTTCTTCCGGTGCAATAGATGCTCCGCGGAGATCACGATGAAGACGGACCCGAAGAACAGCGACTACACGGTGGAGAGCGGCGCCAGTCGAAACTACGAGCCGTGGCGGGACAAGGCGacgcaggaggaggaggcggagcgagagcgcgaggaggaggaggaaggggACGCGATGAAAGCGCTGGAGAACAGGACGAAGGAGAGCAAGCGCGAGATGGACATCAtggccgcgctggacgagatGCGGTCGCTCAACGCGCGCAACGCCAAGGTGTCCCTCAacgacgcgctgggcgccATCCACGGCAagatcgacgcggagaggagacgcgcggaagaggcggaggaggcgcaggcCAAGGCCGTgttcgcggaggcgcagaaggcggcggcggggttcgtGCGCAGGCTGGAGTCggacagcgacagcgacggcgcgggggcgaagcGTCCAAGgttgggcgagggcgacgtcctcggcggcgggtccaaCCTGCCCAAGGTGGCCAAGCCCGCGttcctggcggcggcgcccaagcccaagcccaagcccaagcTCGTGGTGCGGCCCAAGGCGGTGCCGAAGCCGGCGGAGAAGACGAAGCCGGCGGAGTCGGAAGATGGGGAGGacagcggcgggggcgggttgGGGTTGTTGGGTGATTACGGAAGCTCGGGGGACGACAGCCGATGA